In one Ictalurus furcatus strain D&B chromosome 28, Billie_1.0, whole genome shotgun sequence genomic region, the following are encoded:
- the apool gene encoding MICOS complex subunit MIC27 — MAAKVVKLAAVPAALGLASFRVYAVTEEKTQEQISPRELCIYSAEPPALRCAEEKPGHLETGFGLMRAGLQPYVRAVQNTCTSIKVGTISLYRAGQDTYHFLRDPPPGFLPRVGVITVSGLAGLILARKGSRLRRIAVPLALITVGTAVCYPTYTVGVAKVTGKRVYAAGSSVASALKSKPKEEGIVPDTSLKHAAEEVAPVPEVSPTVDAVTEITPASPAVDLAQAEVVPLTTVPDLAPKEAIPSEVVLGVEIPPVHTGVELAPQEETTTPVSGDVALEAVTYVSEAVPTEKTPVAESSPVSEDSPAAEVGTALTVEATPVVEDFPSPEEPTPSPFAAEEAVPPTAPEITNGPPIKEKPQFVPDPSLLDHGQAHPEDADLYSTRG, encoded by the exons ATGGCGGCCAAG GTGGTGAAGTTGGCAGCAGTACCGGCTGCTTTGGGTTTGGCCTCATTCCGAGTTTATGCCGTGACCGAGGAAAAGACGCAGGAGCAGATTTCACCACGAGAG TTGTGTATCTACAGCGCAGAGCCTCCAGCGCTGCGCTGTGCAGAGGAGAAACCGGGACACCTGGAGACAGGCTTCGGGCTGATGAGGGCAGGGCTTCAGCCTTACGTCAGAGCCGTGCAG aacacTTGCACCTCAATCAAAGTCGGCACCATTTCTTTATACCGAGCGGGACAAG ACACGTATCATTTCCTGAGGGACCCGCCCCCTGGCTTCCTGCCCAGAGTTGGTGTAATCACTGTGTCCGGATTGGCTGGCCTCATCCTGGCACGCAAGG GCTCTCGACTCAGGAGAATAGCTGTTCCTCTGGCGCTGATAACGGTTGGCACGGCTGTGTGCTACCCCACGTATACTGTTGGAGTTGCGAAG GTGACAGGAAAAAGAGTGTACGCTGCCGGTTCTTCGGTTGCCTCCGCGCTCAAATCCAAACCCAAAGAGGAAGGCATTGTTCCTGACACAAGCCTGAAG CATGCAGCAGAAGAAGTTGCCCCTGTGCCAGAGGTTTCCCCAACTGTAGATGCTGTCACAGAAATTACCCCTGCTTCTCCAGCTGTGGATCTTGCCCAGGCAGAGGTTGTTCCTCTTACCACTGTGCCTGACTTGGCACCAAAGGAAGCTATTCCATCAGAGGTTGTCTTGGGTGTAGAGATTCCACCTGTACACACAGGTGTAGAACTTGCCCCACAAGAAGAGACAACTACCCCTGTCTCTGGGGATGTTGCCCTTGAAGCAGTTACATATGTGTCTGAGGCCGTTCCAACAGAGAAAACACCTGTTGCAGAGTCTAGTCCCGTGTCTGAGGATTCACCAGCTGCAGAAGTTGGGACTGCTCTGACTGTAGAAGCTACGCCAGTTGTTGAAGATTTCCCTTCACCAG AGGAACCTACACCTTCACCCTTTGCTGCAGAGGAAGCTGTACCCCCCACCGCTCCAGAGATCACAAACGGACCTCCAATCAAAG AGAAGCCGCAGTTTGTTCCTGACCCGTCGTTGTTGGATCACGGACAGGCTCATCCCGAAGATGCCGACTTGTACAGCACCCGGGGATAA
- the npas2 gene encoding neuronal PAS domain-containing protein 2 isoform X2 — translation MDKLSEFGVLCPSSRREWETSSCVDDFMDEDEKDRAKRASRNKSEKKRRDQFNVLIKELCTMLQGQGHPRKMDKSTILQRTINFLQKQKEITAQTETCEIQQDWKPSFLSNEEFTQLMLEAMDGFLIALRLDGNIIYVSDSVSSLIGHLPSDMVDQNILNFLPEREHAEVYKLLSAHLLMSEHISTDYLEGNETHVEFCCHLVRGNIDPKDAPTYEYVKFVGDFKFQNSVAASSCNGYELMFPRPLQTSLEEQMCLVAAVRLVTPQFLKDLCSVEDPCDEFTSRHSLEWKFLFLDHRASPIIGYLPFEVLGTSGYDYYHVDDLELIAQCHKQLMQCGKGKSCYYRFLTKGQQWIWLQTHYYITYHQWNSKPEFIVCTHTVVSYAEVRAERRREYGLEESADICTTSVKGQEVCLDVCAPMDAPRDRISSARSASSHSSHKSTHTAPSDSASNSSVRYKESCTSSRQSASIATENSNRLSHGTSKTLIQRQASLEPLPPSPSCSQASVMHQAVCAGLPQPQLGVMHQLTEHLEKRRLILQHDIKTQQQELHHIKEKLELTNLQMLLQQPVHVDFPQQASAPNSQSGVLHHNNTQHPKPPHCTPHTASSHTLHREQPSSSTTQRLVQMQSMCVPVQTHTSLTMPLYSNPMMFSPNQGYRNTLDTHTHHAQHTHRQTDTDNGPGGQLRMLLNQPVQNLVPDSSGTPTSHFSTTIHQTKYLDQQMMAPSFPVQQVSCNAVLVPSPVFTSPIVITHNSFITPRAPPTYTPNPQNTQQGLHIQQHQQFFQMQPQGLIQSGPSQAFFHTTNIQPQSTVGYIQQQQPQQQQQQQHLHSQPSASSLSDYRNILPR, via the exons ATGGACAAGCTTTCCGAATTTGGTGTCCTTTGTCCGTCCAGCAGGAGGGAATGGGA AACCAGCAGCTGTGTGGATGATTTTATGGACGAAGATGAGAAAGACAGGGCTAAAAG ggcaTCCCGGAATAAATCCGAGAAGAAAAGGCGAGACCAGTTCAATGTGCTCATTAAGGAGCTGTGCACAATGCTGCAGGGCCAAGGCCACCCACGCAAAATGGACAAGTCCACCATCCTGCAGAGGACCATCAACTTCTTGCAAAAGCAAAAAG AGATTACGGCACAGACGGAGACCTGTGAGATTCAGCAGGACTGGaagccttcttttctcagcaACGAGGAATTTACCCAGTTGATGCTGGAG GCAATGGATGGTTTCCTGATTGCACTTAGGCTGGACGGGAACATCATCTACGTATCTGACAGCGTCTCCTCTCTCATCGGGCATTTACCA TCAGACATGGTGGACCAAAACATCCTGAATTTCCTGCCTGAGCGTGAACATGCCGAGGTCTACAAACTGCTCTCAGCACACCTGCTCATGAGCGAGCACATCAGCACGGACTACCTGGAGGGCA atgagACCCATGTCGAGTTCTGCTGCCACTTAGTCCGAGGGAACATTGACCCGAAAGACGCGCCCACGTACGAGTATGTCAAATTCGTCGGAGACTTCAAGTTCCAGAACAGTG tggcTGCTTCATCATGTAACGGCTACGAGCTGATGTTTCCCCGTCCGCTGCAGACCTCACTGGAGGAGCAGATGTGTTTAGTGGCTGCAGTTAGACTGGTCACACCACAGTTCCtaaag GACTTGTGTAGCGTGGAAGACCCATGCGATGAATTCACATCGAGACACAGCCTAGAGTGGAAGTTCCTCTTTTTAGACCACAG ggCCTCCCCCATCATCGGCTACCTGCCGTTCGAGGTGTTGGGGACGTCGGGATACGATTATTATCACGTGGATGATCTGGAGCTCATCGCTCAGTGCCACAAGCAGC tgatgCAGTGTGGGAAGGGGAAGTCGTGCTATTATCGCTTCCTGACTAAAGGGCAGCAGTGGATCTGGCTGCAGACGCACTACTACATCACCTACCACCAGTGGAACTCCAAACCCGAGTTCATcgtctgtacacacactgtggtcag ttaTGCTGAGGTTCGTgctgagaggaggagagagtaCGGGCTGGAGGAGAGCGCTGATATTTGCACCACCTCAGTAAag gggcaGGAGGTGTGCCTGGATGTGTGCGCTCCTATGGATGCACCGCGAGACAGAATCAGCAGCGCTCGATCAGCTTCTTCACACAGttcacacaaatccacacacactGCACCGTCTGACTCGGCGT CAAACTCTTCGGTCCGGTATAAAGAAAGCTGCACGTCGTCACGGCAGTCGGCGTCTATAGCAACCGAGAACTCCAACAGGCTGAGCCACGGAACCTCAAAG acCCTGATTCAGAGACAGGCCTCACTGGagcccctccccccctccccctcctgcAGCCAAGCCTCAGTCATg caCCAGGCTGTGTGTGCAGGTCTTCCTCAGCCTCAGTTAGGAGTGATGCACCAGCTGACGGAGCACCTGGAGAAGCGGAGACTCATCCTGCAGCACGACATCAAAACCCAGCAACAGGAACTCCATCACATCAAAGAGAAACTAGAGCTCACTAACCTGcag atgtTGCTGCAGCAGCCTGTGCATGTGGATTTTCCTCAGCAGGCTTCAGCTCCAAACAGCCAGTCAGGAGTCCTTCAccacaacaacacacaacaccCCAAACCCCCACACTGCACACCGCACACAGCCTCGTCTCACACACTGCACCGAGAGCAGCCCAGCAGCTCCACCACgcag AGGCTGGTGCAGATGCAGAGCATGTGTGTCCCGgtccaaacacacaccagcctGACGATGCCGCTCTACAGCAACCCCATGATGTTCTCGCCGAACCAGGGATACCGCAACacactggacacacacacacaccatgctcaACACACCCACCGgcaaacagatacagacaacGGGCCTGGCGGACAGctacg gaTGTTGTTAAACCAGCCGGTGCAGAATCTGGTTCCAGACAGCAGTGGAACACCGACATCACACTTCAGCACCACCATCCATCAAaccaa atATTTGGACCAGCAGATGATGGCCCCCTCTTTCCCGGTGCAGCAGGTCAGCTGTAATGCCGTTCTAGTCCCCTCCCCTGTGTTCACGTCACCAATCGTGATCACCCACAACAGTTTCATCACTCCTCGGGCCCCGCCCACCTACACGCCCAACCCCCAGAACACTCAGCAGGGCCTGCACATCCAACAACATCAGCAGTTCTTTCAG ATGCAGCCGCAGGGTCTCATTCAGAGCGGCCCCAGTCAGGCCTTTTTCCACACAACCAACATCCAGCCGCAAAGCACTGTGGGATACATTCAGCAACAACAACcgcaacaacagcagcagcagcagcaccttCATTCCCAGCCTTCAGCAAGCAGCCTATCAGATTACAGAAACATCCTTCCACGGTAG
- the radx gene encoding RPA-related protein RADX, with translation MADRNPPESESELFSALEQFISSRTLRFTPVTPLRVVVLALDRYLADARAAPDSYSYDVTVTDGKWRVKCSLAPGLNRSVQVNSLRCGSHALITRLSLVYDETRLRCGCVCVEEARGDHNAPDISLTIKDPDAIRWWTHEAVGSSVMALTDAPLRNSRKHYLSLWNNEDPHGAVWLPCTPPPDVVIDVSRICPLVDLDVFLATHRRPLPLLVRVLHRSRVRYYGKPEQNVDFPFQAYFEVADQSGVMSMVLWNELCPEWYQRLAVGSVLYLQHYTLKRSYQNRSRPQLSTLPLMPLTSTEICLNPRSPTAVITVIPPKSVQPQWSLPEVTYNFCTRREVESLASNQACDIIGVVTYVSRVERIRNRGNTVPEKFWTYRWVHAVDGTSDSPFILEIFASSQPEIFNGICPMAYLVCTHMRVCPGSGSGGSSLYLTSSTETQLFITGCHRKQPYVSDPKVKAFIQWAKTLKDSVVLRKTTVGGQYCYPPPPPTFTPNTTSNRASEGALPSLMAVGDLWKELESLQYREHRRVAVQGHITAVQYHRWPPEAPHTTPPSEQLVEHDSVGVARGSSLSTGADGQSETSPAPSRSDATNPKRRRVEQGVLRQYWTRAKRLLERQIKPADCHEDEETIRRSDEEDGEALSTPSPQPTDNSETGSTPDTPQSPAHPVVSWESSVWPLLKQDVVDHVRCASLDRESVPEKFNFNDRDVFLHRLNLSPAKWSPELPSDTDSCNQTHTPVNFPGYFTLTLLGLNQQAAVDSHFLPVFCAEDPRAAGTSYDLHDDTLTSCLSTGRVCTQANFSPETLLSSAPALEAERVVCLLDVCLLGENQLEIVCSKLYTTAHVIAPV, from the exons ATGGCGGACCGAAACCCTCCCGAGTCTGAGTCGGAGCTGTTCTCCGCGTTAGAGCAGTTCATCTCCTCCAGGACGCTCCGCTTCACACCCGTCACCCCGCTGCGTGTCGTCGTGCTCGCGCTCGACCGCTATCTGGCCGACGCGCGCGCCGCTCCCGACAGCTACAGCTACGACGTGACGGTCACCGACGGGAAATGGCGCGTGAAGTGCTCCCTGGCGCCGGGACTGAACCGCTCGGTGCAGGTGAACTCTCTCCGGTGCGGGTCGCACGCCCTGATCACGCGCCTCTCTCTTGTTTATGACGAGACGCGGCTCCGGtgcggctgtgtgtgtgtagaggagGCGCGAGGCGATCACAACGCTCCCGATATTTCACTCACGATAAAAGACCCGGACGCGATTCGGTGGTGGACGCACGAGGCCGTCGGTTCTTCCGTGATGGCTCTCACCGACGCGCCTCTGCGGAACAGCAGGAAACATTATTTATCGCTGTGGAACAACGAAGACCCGCACGGCGCCGTGTGGCTTCCCTGCACTCCTCCACCGGATGTCGTGATCGACG TATCTAGGATTTGTCCTCTGGTAGATTTGGACGTGTTCTTGGCCACACACAGACGGCCGTTGCCTCTGCTGGTGCGAGTTCTGCACAGATCTCGTGTAAGGTATTACGGAAAACCCGAACAGAACGTCGACTTCCCCTTTCAG GCGTATTTTGAGGTGGCCGATCAGAGCGGCGTGATGTCCATGGTCCTGTGGAACGAGCTGTGTCCGGAGTGGTATCAGCGGCTGGCAGTGGGTTCGGTTCTTTACCTGCAGCATTACACTCTGAAACGCAGCTACCAAAACCGCTCCAGACCTCAACTCAGCACCCTGCCTCTCATGCCCCTCACCTCCACAG AAATCTGCTTGAACCCTCGAAGTCCGACTGCAGTCATCACTGTGATTCCTCCTAAAAGCGTTCAGCCGCAGTGGAGCTTACCTGAGGTCACCTACAATTTCTgtaccag ACGCGAAGTCGAGAGTCTGGCCAGTAACCAGGCATGCGACATCATCGGCGTGGTGACGTACGTCAGCCGTGTCGAGCGAATCAGGAACAGAGGAAATACAG tcccgGAGAAGTTCTGGACGTACCGGTGGGTTCACGCAGTGGACGGAACCTCGGACTCTCCCTTCATCCTGGAGATTTTTGCCTCCTCTCAGCCCGAGATCTTTAACGGCATCTGTCCAA TGGCGTATCTCGTGTGTACGCACATGCGTGTGTGTCCGGGTTCGGGTTCGGGGGGTTCCTCTCTTTACCTGACCAGCAGCACAGAGACTCAGCTCTTCATCACAG GCTGTCACAGGAAGCAGCCGTACGTGTCTGATCCGAAAGTCAAGGCCTTCATCCAGTGGGCGAAGACTCTGAAGGACAGCGTAGTACTGAGGAAGACCACGGTGGGGGGGCAGTACTGTTACCCCCCTCCCCCGCCCACCTTCACACCAAATACCACCAGCAACAGAGCGA GTGAAGGAGCGCTTCCGTCGTTAATGGCCGTAGGGGACCTATGGAAGGAGCTGGAGAGTCTGCAGTATAGAGAACACAGGAGAGTGGCGGTACAAGGCCACATCACTGCTGTGCAATACCACCGGTGGCCACCTGAGGCGCCACACACCACACCTCCGAGTGAACAGCTG GTGGAGCATGACTCTGTGGGTGTGGCCAGAGGCTCTTCCCTTAGCACAGGAGCAGACGGACAGAGCGAGACGTCCCCGGCTCCATCACGAAGCGATGCCACAAATCCTAAGCGGAGGAGGGTTGAGCA AGGCGTGCTGAGGCAGTACTGGACCAGAGCCAAGCGGCTGTTAGAAAG aCAGATAAAGCCAGCAGATTGTCACGAGGATGAGGAGACCATAAGACGGTCTGACGAAGAGGACGGTGAAGCTCTTTCCACGCCGTCACCTCAACCTACAG ACAACAGCGAGACAGGAAGCACCCCCGACACACCGCAATCTCCCGCTCACCCTGTTGTGTCATGGGAGAGCAGCGTGTGGCCGTTACTCAAGCAGGACGTCGTGGATCACGTGCGCTGCGCCTCGCTGGACCGCGAGAGCGTCCCGGAAAAATTCAATTTCAACGACCGAGACGTCTTCCTACACAGGCTCAACCTCAGCCCTGCGAAGTGGAGCCCGGAACTTCCATCAGACACCGACTCCTgtaatcaaacacacactcctgtaaACTTCCCCGGATACTTCACGCTCACGTTACTGG GGTTGAATCAGCAGGCTGCAGTCGACTCCCACTTCCTCCCCGTGTTTTGCGCCGAGGATCCGCGAGCCGCCGGGACGTCCTACGATCTCCATGACGACACGCTGACGTCATGCCTTTCCACAGGACGTGTCTGCACTCAGGCCAACTTTTCACCAG AGACGTTACTGAGCTCCGCCCCGGCCCTGGAGGCCGAGCGGGTGGTGTGCTTGTTGGACGTGTGTCTGCTGGGTGAGAACCAGCTCGAGATCGTCTGCTCTAAACTGTACACGACCGCACACGTCATCGCTCCTGTGTGA
- the npas2 gene encoding neuronal PAS domain-containing protein 2 isoform X1: MDKLSEFGVLCPSSRREWETSSCVDDFMDEDEKDRAKRASRNKSEKKRRDQFNVLIKELCTMLQGQGHPRKMDKSTILQRTINFLQKQKEITAQTETCEIQQDWKPSFLSNEEFTQLMLEAMDGFLIALRLDGNIIYVSDSVSSLIGHLPSDMVDQNILNFLPEREHAEVYKLLSAHLLMSEHISTDYLEGNETHVEFCCHLVRGNIDPKDAPTYEYVKFVGDFKFQNSVAASSCNGYELMFPRPLQTSLEEQMCLVAAVRLVTPQFLKDLCSVEDPCDEFTSRHSLEWKFLFLDHRASPIIGYLPFEVLGTSGYDYYHVDDLELIAQCHKQLMQCGKGKSCYYRFLTKGQQWIWLQTHYYITYHQWNSKPEFIVCTHTVVSYAEVRAERRREYGLEESADICTTSVKGQEVCLDVCAPMDAPRDRISSARSASSHSSHKSTHTAPSDSASNSSVRYKESCTSSRQSASIATENSNRLSHGTSKTLIQRQASLEPLPPSPSCSQASVMHQAVCAGLPQPQLGVMHQLTEHLEKRRLILQHDIKTQQQELHHIKEKLELTNLQMLLQQPVHVDFPQQASAPNSQSGVLHHNNTQHPKPPHCTPHTASSHTLHREQPSSSTTQQRLVQMQSMCVPVQTHTSLTMPLYSNPMMFSPNQGYRNTLDTHTHHAQHTHRQTDTDNGPGGQLRMLLNQPVQNLVPDSSGTPTSHFSTTIHQTKYLDQQMMAPSFPVQQVSCNAVLVPSPVFTSPIVITHNSFITPRAPPTYTPNPQNTQQGLHIQQHQQFFQMQPQGLIQSGPSQAFFHTTNIQPQSTVGYIQQQQPQQQQQQQHLHSQPSASSLSDYRNILPR, encoded by the exons ATGGACAAGCTTTCCGAATTTGGTGTCCTTTGTCCGTCCAGCAGGAGGGAATGGGA AACCAGCAGCTGTGTGGATGATTTTATGGACGAAGATGAGAAAGACAGGGCTAAAAG ggcaTCCCGGAATAAATCCGAGAAGAAAAGGCGAGACCAGTTCAATGTGCTCATTAAGGAGCTGTGCACAATGCTGCAGGGCCAAGGCCACCCACGCAAAATGGACAAGTCCACCATCCTGCAGAGGACCATCAACTTCTTGCAAAAGCAAAAAG AGATTACGGCACAGACGGAGACCTGTGAGATTCAGCAGGACTGGaagccttcttttctcagcaACGAGGAATTTACCCAGTTGATGCTGGAG GCAATGGATGGTTTCCTGATTGCACTTAGGCTGGACGGGAACATCATCTACGTATCTGACAGCGTCTCCTCTCTCATCGGGCATTTACCA TCAGACATGGTGGACCAAAACATCCTGAATTTCCTGCCTGAGCGTGAACATGCCGAGGTCTACAAACTGCTCTCAGCACACCTGCTCATGAGCGAGCACATCAGCACGGACTACCTGGAGGGCA atgagACCCATGTCGAGTTCTGCTGCCACTTAGTCCGAGGGAACATTGACCCGAAAGACGCGCCCACGTACGAGTATGTCAAATTCGTCGGAGACTTCAAGTTCCAGAACAGTG tggcTGCTTCATCATGTAACGGCTACGAGCTGATGTTTCCCCGTCCGCTGCAGACCTCACTGGAGGAGCAGATGTGTTTAGTGGCTGCAGTTAGACTGGTCACACCACAGTTCCtaaag GACTTGTGTAGCGTGGAAGACCCATGCGATGAATTCACATCGAGACACAGCCTAGAGTGGAAGTTCCTCTTTTTAGACCACAG ggCCTCCCCCATCATCGGCTACCTGCCGTTCGAGGTGTTGGGGACGTCGGGATACGATTATTATCACGTGGATGATCTGGAGCTCATCGCTCAGTGCCACAAGCAGC tgatgCAGTGTGGGAAGGGGAAGTCGTGCTATTATCGCTTCCTGACTAAAGGGCAGCAGTGGATCTGGCTGCAGACGCACTACTACATCACCTACCACCAGTGGAACTCCAAACCCGAGTTCATcgtctgtacacacactgtggtcag ttaTGCTGAGGTTCGTgctgagaggaggagagagtaCGGGCTGGAGGAGAGCGCTGATATTTGCACCACCTCAGTAAag gggcaGGAGGTGTGCCTGGATGTGTGCGCTCCTATGGATGCACCGCGAGACAGAATCAGCAGCGCTCGATCAGCTTCTTCACACAGttcacacaaatccacacacactGCACCGTCTGACTCGGCGT CAAACTCTTCGGTCCGGTATAAAGAAAGCTGCACGTCGTCACGGCAGTCGGCGTCTATAGCAACCGAGAACTCCAACAGGCTGAGCCACGGAACCTCAAAG acCCTGATTCAGAGACAGGCCTCACTGGagcccctccccccctccccctcctgcAGCCAAGCCTCAGTCATg caCCAGGCTGTGTGTGCAGGTCTTCCTCAGCCTCAGTTAGGAGTGATGCACCAGCTGACGGAGCACCTGGAGAAGCGGAGACTCATCCTGCAGCACGACATCAAAACCCAGCAACAGGAACTCCATCACATCAAAGAGAAACTAGAGCTCACTAACCTGcag atgtTGCTGCAGCAGCCTGTGCATGTGGATTTTCCTCAGCAGGCTTCAGCTCCAAACAGCCAGTCAGGAGTCCTTCAccacaacaacacacaacaccCCAAACCCCCACACTGCACACCGCACACAGCCTCGTCTCACACACTGCACCGAGAGCAGCCCAGCAGCTCCACCACgcag caGAGGCTGGTGCAGATGCAGAGCATGTGTGTCCCGgtccaaacacacaccagcctGACGATGCCGCTCTACAGCAACCCCATGATGTTCTCGCCGAACCAGGGATACCGCAACacactggacacacacacacaccatgctcaACACACCCACCGgcaaacagatacagacaacGGGCCTGGCGGACAGctacg gaTGTTGTTAAACCAGCCGGTGCAGAATCTGGTTCCAGACAGCAGTGGAACACCGACATCACACTTCAGCACCACCATCCATCAAaccaa atATTTGGACCAGCAGATGATGGCCCCCTCTTTCCCGGTGCAGCAGGTCAGCTGTAATGCCGTTCTAGTCCCCTCCCCTGTGTTCACGTCACCAATCGTGATCACCCACAACAGTTTCATCACTCCTCGGGCCCCGCCCACCTACACGCCCAACCCCCAGAACACTCAGCAGGGCCTGCACATCCAACAACATCAGCAGTTCTTTCAG ATGCAGCCGCAGGGTCTCATTCAGAGCGGCCCCAGTCAGGCCTTTTTCCACACAACCAACATCCAGCCGCAAAGCACTGTGGGATACATTCAGCAACAACAACcgcaacaacagcagcagcagcagcaccttCATTCCCAGCCTTCAGCAAGCAGCCTATCAGATTACAGAAACATCCTTCCACGGTAG